A stretch of the Fusobacterium varium genome encodes the following:
- the thrZ gene encoding threonyl-tRNA synthetase: MKVELPSGDIKEFEGQANMFEIAKSISNSLAKKAVAVKIDGTPMDMATILDRDAKVEFIPADSEEGEEIIRHSTAHLMAQAVVRLFPGTKVAIGPAIENGFYYDFDPKEQFTEEDLVKIEDEMKKIVKENEKIERVMMTREEAIEHFEKLGEIYKVEIIKEIAQGEMLSFYKQGEFMDLCRGPHVPSTSYLKAFKLKSVAGAYWRGDSNNKMLQRIYGFAFSDETKLKAYLTLLEEAERRDHRKLGKELDLFFVSEYGPGFPIFLPKGMVIRNTLIDLWRREHTLAGYQEITTPIMLNKELWEISGHWFNYRENMYTSTIDETEFAIKPMNCPGGILAYKYQLHSYKDFPIRCGELGTVHRHEFSGALHGLMRVRSFTQDDAHIFMTPDQIEEEIIGVVELIDKFYSKLFGFEYHIELSTKPEKAIGSDEIWEKAEAALAGALDKIGKPYKLNPGDGAFYGPKLDFKIKDAIGRTWQCGTIQLDFNLPERFDISYIGEDGEKHRPVMIHRVVYGSIERFIGILIEHFAGAFPLWLAPTQVKILTINDEVVPYAKEIFKALQERGIRAEIDDRAESIGYKIREANGKYKVPVQLILGKNEVENKEVNIRKFGSQQQESMKLDEFLDIIVDEAKIRFDK, encoded by the coding sequence ATGAAAGTAGAATTACCAAGCGGAGATATAAAAGAATTTGAAGGACAGGCGAATATGTTTGAAATAGCAAAGAGTATCAGTAATTCTTTAGCTAAAAAAGCAGTAGCTGTTAAAATAGATGGAACACCAATGGATATGGCAACAATTTTAGACAGAGATGCAAAAGTAGAATTTATACCTGCTGACAGTGAAGAGGGAGAAGAGATAATAAGACATTCAACAGCTCATCTAATGGCACAAGCTGTTGTCAGATTATTTCCAGGAACAAAAGTAGCAATAGGACCTGCAATAGAAAATGGTTTTTATTATGACTTTGATCCAAAAGAGCAATTTACAGAAGAAGATTTAGTAAAAATTGAAGATGAAATGAAAAAAATAGTAAAAGAAAATGAAAAAATTGAAAGAGTTATGATGACTAGAGAAGAAGCTATAGAGCATTTTGAAAAATTAGGTGAAATCTATAAAGTGGAAATTATAAAAGAGATAGCTCAAGGAGAAATGCTTTCTTTCTATAAACAGGGAGAATTTATGGATCTTTGCAGAGGACCTCATGTGCCATCTACATCATATTTAAAAGCTTTCAAATTAAAATCAGTTGCTGGAGCTTATTGGAGAGGAGACTCTAATAATAAAATGCTTCAAAGGATATATGGATTTGCTTTCTCTGATGAAACTAAATTAAAAGCGTATTTAACTCTTTTAGAAGAAGCTGAAAGAAGAGATCATAGAAAACTGGGAAAAGAATTGGATTTATTCTTTGTAAGTGAATATGGACCAGGATTTCCAATATTTCTTCCAAAAGGAATGGTTATCAGAAATACTCTTATAGATCTTTGGAGAAGAGAGCATACTCTTGCAGGATATCAAGAAATTACTACTCCAATAATGTTGAATAAAGAACTATGGGAAATTTCTGGACACTGGTTTAACTATAGAGAAAATATGTATACTTCAACAATAGATGAAACTGAATTCGCTATAAAACCGATGAACTGTCCAGGTGGTATCTTGGCATATAAATATCAACTGCATTCATACAAAGATTTTCCAATTAGATGCGGAGAATTAGGAACAGTTCATAGACACGAGTTTTCAGGAGCTTTACATGGACTTATGAGAGTAAGATCATTCACTCAAGATGATGCTCATATATTTATGACTCCAGATCAAATAGAAGAAGAAATTATTGGAGTAGTTGAATTGATAGATAAATTTTACAGTAAACTATTTGGATTTGAATATCACATTGAATTATCAACTAAACCAGAAAAAGCAATTGGATCAGATGAAATATGGGAAAAAGCAGAAGCGGCACTTGCTGGAGCTCTTGACAAAATTGGAAAACCATATAAATTAAATCCTGGAGACGGAGCTTTCTACGGACCTAAATTAGACTTCAAAATCAAAGACGCTATTGGAAGAACTTGGCAATGTGGAACTATTCAATTAGACTTCAATCTTCCTGAAAGATTTGATATCAGTTATATAGGAGAAGATGGAGAAAAACATAGACCTGTAATGATTCACAGAGTTGTTTATGGTTCAATAGAAAGATTTATAGGAATTCTTATTGAACACTTTGCAGGAGCTTTCCCATTATGGTTAGCACCTACTCAAGTAAAAATATTAACTATCAATGATGAAGTAGTTCCTTATGCTAAAGAGATATTTAAAGCTCTTCAAGAAAGAGGAATCAGAGCAGAAATTGATGATAGAGCAGAATCTATTGGATATAAAATCAGAGAAGCTAATGGAAAATATAAAGTTCCTGTACAGCTGATTTTAGGTAAAAATGAAGTTGAAAATAAAGAAGTAAATATAAGAAAATTTGGTTCTCAACAACAAGAGTCTATGAAGCTGGACGAATTCCTAGATATTATTGTTGATGAAGCTAAAATAAGATTTGATAAATAA
- the dusC gene encoding dihydrouridine-tRNA ligase gives MIKIYTAPIAGVTDYTYRGILKEFEPDLLFTEMVSINALEVACEKTLKVILRLREGDSVQLFGKDIKKMVESAKFVESLGVKHIDINSGCPMKKIVNNGYGAALMEQPELVKTMLSEVRSALNDKTDLSIKIRVGYKESKNPVEIAKIAQETGCKHITVHGRTREQMYTGKADWSLIKEVKESVNIPVIGNGDIFTAEDAKERVDYSGVDGIMLARGIFGNPWLIRDIREYFEYGKILHPVTDTEKIDMAIKHTERTEIEHPERPFIFELRKHLCWYLKGIRNTAEIKDKINHTDNYNEIIELLNRVKDNLLSEPEIVTM, from the coding sequence ATGATAAAAATATACACTGCTCCTATTGCTGGAGTGACAGATTATACATATAGAGGAATTTTAAAAGAATTTGAGCCAGATCTTTTATTTACAGAAATGGTAAGTATAAATGCTTTAGAAGTAGCATGTGAAAAGACTCTTAAAGTTATTTTAAGACTTAGGGAAGGAGATTCTGTACAGCTTTTTGGCAAAGATATCAAAAAAATGGTGGAGAGTGCAAAATTTGTAGAAAGTCTTGGAGTAAAGCATATAGACATAAATTCAGGCTGTCCAATGAAAAAAATAGTTAATAATGGATATGGAGCAGCTCTTATGGAACAGCCAGAGTTAGTAAAGACAATGCTTTCTGAAGTCAGAAGTGCTTTAAATGACAAAACAGATCTTTCTATAAAAATAAGAGTAGGTTACAAGGAAAGTAAAAATCCGGTAGAAATAGCTAAAATAGCTCAAGAGACTGGATGTAAGCATATAACTGTTCATGGAAGAACAAGAGAACAGATGTATACAGGAAAAGCTGACTGGAGTCTTATAAAAGAAGTGAAAGAAAGTGTAAATATACCAGTTATAGGAAATGGAGATATATTTACTGCTGAAGATGCTAAGGAGAGAGTAGATTATTCTGGAGTAGATGGAATCATGCTGGCTCGAGGCATATTTGGAAACCCTTGGTTGATAAGAGATATTAGAGAATATTTTGAATATGGAAAAATACTTCATCCAGTAACAGATACAGAAAAAATTGATATGGCAATAAAACATACTGAAAGAACAGAGATTGAACATCCAGAAAGACCTTTTATTTTCGAGCTTAGAAAACATTTGTGCTGGTATTTAAAAGGGATAAGGAATACTGCTGAAATAAAAGATAAAATAAATCATACAGATAACTACAATGAAATAATAGAACTTTTAAATAGAGTGAAAGATAATCTTCTTTCAGAACCAGAAATAGTAACTATGTAA
- the mutS gene encoding DNA mismatch repair protein MutS produces MAGDTPLMSQYKEIKEQNKDNLLFFRLGDFYEMFFDDAVIASKELGLTLTSRNREKGQDVPLAGVPYHSVSSYIAKLVNKGYKVAICEQVEDPKSVKGIVKREVVRVITPGTVIDTDYLDEKSNNYLMGIKIDGNKGAIAYVDITTGEFKASELEGEDIIFKLLGEINKTAPKEILLEEKTYDKYYEELKKHNTLSDVNISKITEKRKCEDYLKDYFNVISLESFGLKDKKMAVTISATVLNYVAELQKGKELPVNNILYTSSENIMELNITTQKNLDIVDNYREKNGAGTLLWVMDECMTSMGSRLLKKFIKNPLLDIEKINERQKDIAFFIENVLLREEIREKLKSIYDIERIIGKLILETENGRDLISLKISIKNSLEILKLLQGNSIFSIEVKTLIDIYNLIEKTIVDDPPFSVREGGIIRQGYNEMLDELHGLSKDGKDYILEIENRERERTGIKGLKIKYNKVFGYFIEVTRANAHLVPADYIRKQTLANAERYIVPDLKEYEEKVLNAKDKIENLEYQLFKEVAYEIKSHKGILQDLAYKIAYLDVASNLAHIAIKNSYIQPEIHAGKDIEIIAGRHPIVEKLIPAGEYVKNNIVFDDNKEMIILTGPNMSGKSTYMKQVALIIIMAHMGSYVPANYAKIGLVDKIFTRIGASDDLLTGQSTFMLEMSEVANIVNSATNRSFIILDEIGRGTSTFDGISIATAITEYIHERIGAKTIFATHYHELTQLEDKLDRAENYRIEVKENDKEIVFLREIVKGGADKSYGIEVARLAGLPKEILDRSKSVLKNLEDRKQIIEKKLKGEQLILFGTPQKEEPVEEEKNNLKGKELTKEQKIVMRVLEELDPNGMTPLEALLKLNELKKILNRS; encoded by the coding sequence GTGGCTGGAGATACACCTTTAATGAGTCAATACAAAGAAATAAAAGAGCAAAATAAGGATAATCTTCTGTTTTTTCGTTTAGGAGATTTTTATGAGATGTTTTTTGATGATGCAGTTATAGCTTCTAAAGAGCTGGGATTGACATTGACAAGCAGAAACAGAGAGAAAGGACAAGATGTGCCTCTTGCTGGTGTTCCTTATCATTCAGTATCTTCGTATATAGCTAAATTGGTTAATAAAGGCTATAAAGTGGCTATCTGTGAACAAGTAGAGGATCCCAAAAGTGTAAAAGGGATAGTAAAAAGAGAGGTTGTAAGAGTTATAACACCTGGAACTGTTATTGATACAGATTATCTTGATGAAAAAAGTAATAACTATCTTATGGGGATAAAAATAGATGGAAATAAGGGAGCAATAGCTTATGTAGATATTACAACTGGTGAATTTAAGGCCAGTGAACTGGAAGGAGAAGATATAATATTTAAACTTTTGGGAGAAATAAATAAAACTGCTCCTAAAGAAATATTGTTGGAAGAAAAAACTTATGATAAATACTATGAAGAGTTAAAAAAACATAATACTTTATCAGATGTTAACATAAGCAAAATAACTGAAAAAAGAAAATGTGAAGACTATCTTAAAGATTATTTCAATGTAATATCATTGGAAAGTTTTGGATTAAAAGATAAAAAAATGGCTGTTACAATATCAGCAACTGTTTTAAATTATGTAGCAGAACTGCAAAAGGGAAAAGAACTTCCTGTAAATAACATATTATATACCAGCAGTGAAAATATAATGGAGCTTAATATAACTACTCAAAAAAATCTGGATATAGTGGATAATTATAGAGAAAAAAATGGAGCAGGAACACTTTTATGGGTGATGGATGAATGTATGACTTCTATGGGAAGCAGACTTTTGAAAAAATTTATAAAAAATCCTCTTCTTGACATAGAAAAAATAAATGAGAGACAAAAGGATATAGCTTTTTTCATTGAAAATGTACTTCTTAGAGAAGAAATTAGAGAAAAATTGAAAAGTATATATGATATAGAAAGAATAATAGGAAAGCTTATTCTTGAAACTGAAAATGGAAGAGATTTGATTTCACTGAAAATTTCTATAAAAAATTCCCTAGAAATATTAAAACTTTTACAAGGAAATTCAATATTTTCTATTGAAGTAAAAACTTTGATTGATATCTATAATTTAATAGAAAAAACTATTGTAGATGATCCGCCTTTTTCAGTGAGAGAAGGAGGAATTATCAGACAGGGATATAATGAAATGCTTGATGAACTTCATGGCTTATCAAAAGATGGAAAGGATTATATTCTTGAAATAGAAAACAGAGAAAGAGAAAGAACAGGGATAAAAGGTCTGAAGATAAAATATAATAAAGTATTTGGTTATTTTATAGAGGTGACAAGAGCTAATGCACATTTAGTTCCAGCTGATTATATTAGAAAACAAACCTTAGCTAATGCTGAAAGATATATAGTTCCCGATTTGAAAGAATATGAAGAAAAGGTATTGAATGCTAAGGATAAGATAGAAAATTTAGAATACCAGCTATTTAAAGAAGTTGCTTATGAAATAAAAAGCCATAAAGGAATACTTCAAGATTTGGCATATAAGATAGCCTACCTTGATGTGGCAAGCAATCTGGCTCACATAGCAATAAAAAATTCATATATCCAGCCTGAAATACATGCAGGTAAAGATATAGAAATAATTGCTGGAAGACATCCCATAGTAGAAAAGCTTATTCCAGCAGGAGAATATGTAAAGAATAATATAGTATTTGATGATAATAAAGAAATGATAATACTTACAGGGCCAAATATGTCAGGTAAATCTACTTATATGAAGCAGGTAGCTTTAATCATAATTATGGCTCATATGGGATCATATGTACCAGCTAACTATGCTAAGATAGGGTTGGTAGATAAAATCTTTACAAGAATAGGTGCAAGTGATGATCTTCTTACAGGGCAGTCTACATTTATGCTTGAAATGAGTGAAGTTGCTAATATAGTAAACAGTGCAACAAACAGGTCATTTATAATACTTGATGAAATAGGAAGAGGAACTTCAACTTTTGATGGTATTTCCATAGCAACAGCCATCACTGAATATATTCATGAAAGAATAGGAGCAAAAACAATATTTGCGACACATTATCATGAGCTTACTCAATTGGAAGATAAACTGGACAGGGCTGAAAATTATAGAATAGAAGTAAAAGAAAATGATAAAGAGATAGTTTTTTTAAGAGAAATAGTAAAAGGTGGAGCAGATAAATCTTATGGAATAGAAGTAGCAAGACTTGCAGGATTGCCTAAAGAGATATTGGATAGATCAAAATCTGTATTAAAAAATTTAGAAGATAGAAAACAAATAATTGAAAAAAAATTAAAAGGAGAGCAGCTTATACTTTTTGGAACTCCTCAGAAGGAAGAACCAGTTGAAGAAGAAAAAAATAATTTAAAAGGGAAAGAACTGACAAAAGAACAAAAAATAGTTATGAGAGTATTGGAAGAGTTAGATCCTAATGGAATGACACCTTTGGAAGCCTTATTAAAGCTTAATGAGCTGAAAAAAATATTAAATAGGAGTTAA
- a CDS encoding putative LPS export ABC transporter periplasmic protein: MNKKKIYIIIFVVIIILGYLNYFKDENDLSDIKKAIETTNVTYDSEDYHVEADKQVDYVDDNETNFEKAKALVKDMIISGDNVFIDKVRNLALKNNILGISPNGWKFNTEAAHYDKLKDEITSDAGVSAENAEKKVKVSGKNFITDSKMSYIELKDNVVLENEKIKLKGDIGRYSDASKIVTLSGNIIIDGTDRENAEISGNFLNLKYSVDDKILEAWEPYDVTYNGAKLSAGNLWYQDSTEAFLITKNVIIEANGYKIYVDKIQREANSDIIKFFGKITGSNGIYSFSGKEAVYNITTGELTFYGDVKITSTKGEELTADKIVYNNNTKFITAYGEKRDAVYISDNGELKSKEFRYNNETKELFADKKYDFKSQKYDSVGDKFYFNDLTKDGYIVNGTMYDKIKKQTAKGKRMDFNTETKIYMVKENSVFENQDYRLESNDITYNGVTGKVETPDKYKVISLKNATSFTGVGAVYDENTGELISNGTINASGRNFIASGENLTYNNKDGVGELQSKISFTNTENGTTVTGDKLLFQKDNYMELIGNLVINSEKIVAKSSRGKYNLEEEKVYIPEKIDFESHDKLTSGTMSKGVYDVKASVFTGDNFKGKNKENDIKSDKMKYYTNEDKVEFGKNTVIVTPESKLRGNKLDYNLNTEVVVSPEKYTIDYGDFTIVGSEGTFDNKQGLLKSTNADITSKAGDRFKSDKADGNLKEMRIDFIGNANGHMVHQGKRTDFTGDFARVYFKNDGGYKAIRSEIKKNAVFIQEDKKLQSDYIEADIERNLIFSRDNTKLTVTDAKNGDTIVTSDTAEIDINRDIATLVGNVYIENKNPEQGITIITAEKGIIRQKTGILDLMGNVKIENKESIIEADEGSYNMNTKKIKARGHVFINHKNN, from the coding sequence ATGAATAAAAAGAAAATCTATATAATTATTTTTGTAGTTATAATAATATTAGGTTACTTAAACTATTTTAAAGATGAAAATGATCTTTCTGATATAAAAAAAGCTATAGAAACAACTAATGTTACTTATGATAGTGAAGATTATCATGTTGAAGCAGATAAACAAGTAGATTATGTAGATGATAATGAAACAAACTTTGAAAAAGCAAAAGCATTAGTAAAGGATATGATAATAAGTGGAGATAATGTATTTATAGACAAAGTGAGAAATTTAGCATTGAAAAATAATATCCTTGGAATAAGTCCAAATGGATGGAAGTTTAATACAGAAGCAGCTCATTATGACAAACTAAAAGATGAAATAACATCTGATGCTGGAGTGTCAGCAGAGAATGCTGAAAAAAAGGTAAAAGTTTCTGGAAAGAATTTTATTACTGACAGTAAAATGAGTTATATAGAACTTAAAGATAATGTAGTTCTGGAAAATGAAAAAATAAAATTAAAAGGTGATATTGGTAGATACAGTGATGCCAGCAAGATAGTTACACTTTCAGGAAATATAATTATTGATGGGACAGACAGAGAAAATGCTGAAATATCTGGAAATTTTCTCAATTTAAAATATTCAGTAGACGATAAAATTCTTGAAGCTTGGGAACCTTATGATGTAACATATAATGGAGCAAAACTTTCAGCAGGAAATTTATGGTATCAAGACAGTACAGAAGCTTTTTTAATTACTAAAAATGTAATAATAGAAGCTAATGGATATAAAATATATGTTGATAAGATACAAAGAGAGGCAAATAGTGATATAATTAAATTCTTTGGAAAAATAACTGGAAGCAATGGAATATATTCTTTTTCTGGTAAAGAAGCAGTTTATAATATAACTACTGGAGAGTTAACTTTTTATGGAGATGTAAAAATTACATCAACAAAAGGGGAGGAACTGACAGCAGATAAAATAGTATACAATAATAATACTAAATTTATAACTGCATATGGAGAAAAAAGAGATGCAGTATATATTTCAGATAATGGAGAATTGAAAAGTAAAGAATTTAGGTACAACAATGAAACAAAAGAGCTGTTTGCAGATAAAAAATATGATTTTAAAAGCCAAAAATATGATAGTGTTGGAGATAAATTTTATTTTAATGATTTAACAAAAGATGGGTATATAGTAAATGGAACTATGTATGATAAAATTAAAAAACAAACTGCAAAAGGTAAAAGAATGGATTTTAATACTGAAACAAAAATATATATGGTAAAAGAAAACTCAGTGTTTGAAAATCAGGACTATAGATTGGAAAGTAATGATATAACATATAATGGAGTTACTGGAAAAGTAGAAACACCAGATAAGTATAAAGTTATATCTTTAAAAAATGCTACATCTTTTACAGGAGTTGGAGCAGTATATGATGAAAATACAGGAGAATTAATCAGTAATGGGACAATAAATGCTTCTGGAAGAAATTTTATTGCCAGTGGAGAAAACCTTACATATAATAATAAAGATGGAGTAGGAGAACTTCAAAGTAAAATTTCTTTTACAAATACTGAAAATGGAACAACAGTAACAGGAGATAAACTTTTATTTCAAAAAGATAATTATATGGAACTTATAGGTAATCTTGTAATAAATAGTGAAAAAATAGTAGCAAAATCATCAAGAGGAAAGTATAATTTAGAAGAAGAAAAAGTATACATTCCTGAAAAAATAGATTTTGAAAGCCATGATAAATTAACATCAGGAACTATGTCAAAGGGAGTATATGATGTAAAAGCTTCTGTATTTACTGGTGATAATTTTAAAGGTAAAAATAAAGAAAATGATATAAAAAGTGATAAAATGAAATATTATACAAATGAGGATAAGGTAGAATTTGGAAAAAATACTGTTATAGTGACTCCAGAAAGCAAATTAAGAGGAAACAAACTTGATTATAATCTTAATACTGAAGTAGTTGTTTCTCCTGAAAAATATACAATAGATTATGGAGATTTTACTATAGTTGGAAGTGAAGGAACATTTGATAATAAACAGGGATTGTTAAAAAGTACAAACGCAGATATAACTTCTAAAGCTGGGGATAGATTCAAATCAGACAAAGCAGATGGAAATTTGAAAGAGATGAGAATAGATTTTATAGGAAATGCTAATGGACATATGGTTCATCAAGGGAAACGTACAGATTTCACAGGAGATTTTGCTAGAGTATATTTTAAGAATGATGGTGGATATAAAGCGATAAGAAGTGAAATTAAAAAGAATGCAGTATTTATTCAAGAGGATAAAAAACTTCAATCTGATTATATTGAAGCAGATATAGAAAGAAATCTTATTTTCTCAAGAGATAATACAAAACTTACAGTAACTGATGCTAAAAATGGAGATACTATTGTAACTTCCGATACTGCTGAAATAGATATTAACAGAGATATAGCTACTTTAGTAGGAAATGTTTATATTGAAAATAAAAATCCAGAGCAAGGAATTACTATTATCACTGCTGAAAAAGGAATAATTAGACAAAAAACTGGTATACTTGATCTTATGGGAAATGTAAAGATTGAAAATAAGGAATCTATAATAGAAGCAGATGAAGGAAGTTATAATATGAACACAAAAAAAATAAAAGCAAGAGGTCATGTATTTATAAACCATAAAAATAATTAA
- a CDS encoding putative LPS export ABC transporter ATP-binding protein, producing MRSLVAQNLCKSYKKRTVVDNVSLEVNKGEIVGLLGPNGAGKTTTFYMITGIIKPESGKVYCDNADVTTYPMFKRANLGIGYLAQEPSVFRNLTVEENIAAVLEMKGVVSKEQQEIIEKLMEEFKLTHVRKSLGYSLSGGERRRIEIARTIANNPSFILLDEPFAGVDPIAVEDIQQIIRYLRNRGLGILITDHSVRETLRITEKAYIMANGKVLISGTPEEISNDETARKIYLGEKFKLD from the coding sequence ATGAGAAGTTTAGTAGCTCAGAATCTTTGCAAAAGCTATAAAAAGAGAACAGTAGTGGATAATGTCAGCCTTGAAGTAAATAAAGGAGAAATAGTAGGGCTTTTAGGTCCTAATGGAGCAGGGAAAACTACTACTTTCTATATGATAACAGGAATAATAAAACCTGAAAGTGGTAAAGTTTATTGTGATAATGCTGATGTGACAACTTATCCTATGTTTAAAAGAGCTAATTTAGGAATAGGGTATCTAGCTCAAGAGCCATCTGTTTTCAGAAATCTTACAGTAGAAGAAAATATTGCGGCAGTTCTTGAAATGAAGGGAGTAGTTTCTAAAGAACAACAAGAGATAATAGAAAAGCTTATGGAAGAATTTAAACTTACTCATGTAAGAAAATCTTTAGGGTATTCATTATCTGGTGGTGAAAGAAGAAGAATAGAAATAGCCAGAACAATAGCAAATAACCCAAGTTTTATACTGTTGGATGAGCCTTTTGCTGGAGTTGACCCAATAGCAGTTGAAGATATACAGCAGATAATAAGATATTTGAGAAACAGAGGATTGGGAATACTGATAACGGACCACAGTGTAAGAGAAACATTGCGTATTACAGAGAAAGCATATATAATGGCAAATGGGAAAGTTTTAATCAGTGGAACACCAGAAGAGATATCTAATGATGAAACAGCAAGAAAAATTTATTTAGGTGAAAAATTTAAATTAGATTAA